The Helianthus annuus cultivar XRQ/B chromosome 16, HanXRQr2.0-SUNRISE, whole genome shotgun sequence genome includes a window with the following:
- the LOC110915087 gene encoding disease resistance protein RUN1 isoform X3, protein MASSSSSIHNKSYLYDVFLSFSGEDTRKTFVDHLFAALDQHGIRTFKDDERLEKGKKINFELLQSIEDSRLYIIVFSKHYASSSWCLNELLKIMECHNKGERFAFPVFYDVDPSEVRKQTGPVGEALAVHMNKNKSEVGKWREALKKASNLSGWDVRKTSNGHEAKAIKSIVERVSLELRYIKMGVDDNLVGMERRMQDLNPCLEIGTKDVRMIGIKGMGGAGKTTLAWAIFKKISFDFEGKSFVENVRERAFKFGLEKLQEQVLRDVLKDNGIIVSGVHEGENLMKNRLCGKEVLIVLDDVDDID, encoded by the exons ATGGCTTCTTCAAGTTCAAGCATTCACAACAAGAGCTACCTGTATGATGTGTTTCTTAGCTTCAGTGGTGAAGACACTCGCAAGACCTTCGTTGATCATCTTTTTGCTGCTCTTGATCAACATGGTATTCGTACGTTCAAGGATGACGAGAGACTCGAGAAAGGAAAAAAGATTAATTTTGAGCTCTTACAATCCATTGAAGACTCGAGACTCTACATTATTGTTTTCTCCAAACACTATGCATCTTCATCATGGTGCTTAAATGAGCTTCTCAAGATCATGGAGTGTCACAACAAGGGCGAGCGGTTTGCCTTCCCCGTGTTCTACGATGTGGATCCCTCTGAAGTCCGAAAACAAACTGGACCAGTTGGAGAAGCACTTGCCGTACATATGAACAAGAATAAATCGGAGGTTGGAAAATGGAGAGAGGCTCTTAAAAAAGCATCCAATTTGTCTGGTTGGGATGTGAGGAAGACTTCTAATGG GCATGAAGCTAAAGCCATAAAATCAATTGTTGAGCGGGTTTCACTCGAGTTACGATACATAAAAATGGGTGTTGATGATAATTTAGTTGGCATGGAACGAAGAATGCAAGATCTCAATCCGTGTTTAGAGATCGGTACAAAGGATGTGCGCATGATAGGGATCAAGGGCATGGGAGGTGCTGGGAAGACAACGTTGGCTTGggctatttttaaaaaaatatcctTTGATTTTGAAGGTAAAAGCTTTGTTGAGAATGTGAGGGAAAGAGCCTTTAAGTTTGGTTTGGAGAAGTTGCAAGAACAAGTCCTTAGAGATGTATTAAAAGATAATGGGATTATTGTAAGTGGTGTTCATGAAGGGGAAAACTTAATGAAAAATAGATTGTGTGGTAAAGAAGTTCTTATTGTTCTCGATGATGTGGATGATATAGACTAG